The window CACCTACGCGTTCGATATGCGCACGCAGACACTCGACGTGCCCCGGCAGGAGGCCATCACCCGCGACAACTCGCCCGTGACGGCCGACGCCGTTGTCTACATCAAGGTGATGGACGCCAAGAAGGCCTTCCTCGAGGTCGACAACTACAAACGCGCCGTTTCCAACCTCGCCCAGACCACCCTGCGTGCGGTGCTGGGCGACATGGAACTCGACGACACGCTGAACAAGCGCGGCGAGATCAACGCCCGCATCCGGAAGGAACTGGACGAACCCACCGACGAGTGGGGGGTCCGGGTCGAGTCCGTCGAGGTCCGCGAGGTCAATCCCTCGCAGGACGTCCAGCAGGCGATGGAGCAGCAGACCTCCGCCGAGCGCCGCCGCCGTGCCATGATTCTCGAGGCACAGGGTGAGCGCCGGTCGGCCATCGAGAAGGCCGAGGGTGACAAGCAGTCCGACATCATCCGGGCACAGGGGGAGAAGCAGTCACAGATTCTCGAGGCACAGGGGGACTCCATCTCGACCGTGCTCCGCGCCAAATCCGCCGAGTCGATGGGCGAGCGCGCGGTCATCGAGAAGGGGATGGAGACGCTGGAGTCCATCGGCCAGAACGAGTCCACGACGTTCGTCCTGCCGCAGGAACTCACCTCGCTCGTCGGGCGCTACGGCAAGCACCTGACCGGCAGCGACGTGCAGGGCGACGGCCAGGAACTGGAGGCGCTCGACTTCGACGCGGAGACGCGTGAACTGCTCGGCCTCGACGATATCGAGGAGATACTCGGGCAGATCGAGCAGGAGACCGAGATGGACGTCGAGCAGATGGAGGCCGAGGCCCAGGCCATCAAGGAGGGCGAGGACGCCGCCGACATCCGCGATCCCGACGAGGTCATCGAGGAGATGGACCAGGAGATGGGCGAGGACATCGACGTCGGCGCGGGCGACAACACCGGGGCGGCGACGCCGGAGCGGGACACCGAAGACACGGGTGCCGACAGCGACGGCGAGCGCGAACCCGAGACGGAGTAATCCCGTCGCGGCTACCGCTGGACCGACCGGGTCAACGCGAAGACGAACAGGGCGATGAGGAAGCCGCCCAGGAACCCTTCTGACGAGGCAAGCAGTCGGACGGGGAGCGTCGCGCCACGCGGGACGCCGCCGAAGATGAGGCTCACGAACGACTGGAGACTGAATGTCAGGTTCTCGAGCACGACGGTCACGAGCGACGCGTCCGGTCGCGTCACGGCTCCCAGGCCGGCGAACACCGCCCCGTACCCGGCTACGAGCAGCAGGGAGACCACGACCGTTCTGAGCGGGCGCTCGCCGTAGCCACAGCTCAGTCCGAACAGCGCGTTGGTGACCCAGCCGCCGGCCGCCCGCAGCCGGTCGGCGGCGGTCTCGCCCGCCCCGACCGCATCCCGTTTGAGCCGACGGCGGTAGCGCATCTCCCGGACGAAGAACTGCGAGGCCGCGGTCCGGTCGCCGGTGGCGTCGGCCCCACGACGGGCCTTGAGATACGTCGACTCCAGCACCTTCGGCTCGAGGTCGGTATCGACGCCCCGGCCGCGGCCAGGGTCGTGAACCCGGTGGAGGTTCCACGTCTCGCCGAGTGCGCCGCGGTGGTCCTCGAACGCGAACCCGTCGAACGAGGTCCGGGCCACCTAGAGGTGGTCGAACGGCACCACTCCCGAGTCACCGCCGACGATGGTGATGTCGGCGATGGCCCCGTCGGTGCAGTCGAAGACGATACGTTCGTCGTCGGGCAGGTGGAGCTTGCCGTCGGCGATGGTGGCGTCCGTACAGTCGACGACGACGCGCTCCTCGGCCGACCGGTCCGGCCCCGGCACGAGTCCCGAGCAGTCGAGCCCCCCGTCGATGCCGGCGCCCCGGAGTCCGAGGTCACCG of the Haloglomus salinum genome contains:
- a CDS encoding SPFH domain-containing protein; the protein is MALPLFPAQAGVVGGIVTLVILAIAIVAVYKSVVIVQAYERKVWTLFGQYRGIKEPGISFIPPFVSATYAFDMRTQTLDVPRQEAITRDNSPVTADAVVYIKVMDAKKAFLEVDNYKRAVSNLAQTTLRAVLGDMELDDTLNKRGEINARIRKELDEPTDEWGVRVESVEVREVNPSQDVQQAMEQQTSAERRRRAMILEAQGERRSAIEKAEGDKQSDIIRAQGEKQSQILEAQGDSISTVLRAKSAESMGERAVIEKGMETLESIGQNESTTFVLPQELTSLVGRYGKHLTGSDVQGDGQELEALDFDAETRELLGLDDIEEILGQIEQETEMDVEQMEAEAQAIKEGEDAADIRDPDEVIEEMDQEMGEDIDVGAGDNTGAATPERDTEDTGADSDGEREPETE